The genomic region TCGGCGAGATCGCGGATGCGGACGAGGCCGTGCGGATCGCCCGCGAGATCGGCTACCCCGTGATGATCAAGGCGTCCGCCGGCGGCGGCGGCAAGGGCATGCGCATCGCCCATTCGGATGCCGAATGCCGGGAAGGTTTCGCGCGCGCGCGCTCCGAGGCGAAGTCGAGCTTCGGGGACGAGCGCGTCTTCATCGAGAAATACATAACCGAGCCGCGCCACATCGAGATCCAGGTGCTGGGCGACAAGGCGGGCAACATCCTCCACCTCGGCGAACGCGAATGCTCGATCCAGCGCCGGCACCAGAAGGTGATCGAGGAGGCGCCCTCGCCCTTCGTCACGCCGGAGATGCGCAAGGCCATGGGCGAGCAGGCCGTCGCGCTCGCCCGCGCCGTGGGCTACCACTCGGCCGGCACGGTCGAGTTCATCGTCGACCGGGACCGCAACTTCTACTTTCTCGAGATGAACACCCGGCTGCAGGTCGAGCATCCGGTGACCGAGATGACGACCGGGCTCGATCTCGTCGAATGGATGATCCGGATCGCGGCCGGGGAAAAGCTCACTTTCGGCCAGGATGATGTCGGCTTCGACGGCTGGGCGATCGAGTGCCGGATCTACGCCGAGGACCCCTTCCGCAATTTCCTGCCGTCCATCGGCCGGCTCACCCATTATCGCGAACCGCCGGACGGCGCGCGCCACATCCGCGTCGATTCCGGCGTGCGCGAAGGCGACGAGATCTCGATGTTCTACGACCCCATGATCGCGAAGCTCGTGACATGGGGGCGGGACCGCGAGGAGGCCGCCGAGCGCATGCTGCACGCGCTCGATGCCTTCTACATCCGCGGCATCCGCCACAACATTCCGTTCCTGTCCGCGGTCGTCGAGCATCCGCGCTTTCGCGAGGGGCGGCTTTCCACCAACTTCATCGCCGAGGAGTATCCCGAGGGCTTTCACGGCGCCCCGCTCACCGAGGAGAAGCGCGAGACCCTCGTCGTGACCGCCG from Rhodothalassiaceae bacterium harbors:
- the pccA gene encoding acetyl/propionyl-CoA carboxylase subuit alpha, yielding MSAPFKKILIANRGEIACRIIRTCRKMGIATVAVYSEADRDALHVDMADEAVFIGPPPASESYLKIERIIAAARETGAEAIHPGFGFLSENPAFVKAVEEAGLVFIGPPAPAIAAMGDKIESKRLAREAGVNVVPGFLGEIADADEAVRIAREIGYPVMIKASAGGGGKGMRIAHSDAECREGFARARSEAKSSFGDERVFIEKYITEPRHIEIQVLGDKAGNILHLGERECSIQRRHQKVIEEAPSPFVTPEMRKAMGEQAVALARAVGYHSAGTVEFIVDRDRNFYFLEMNTRLQVEHPVTEMTTGLDLVEWMIRIAAGEKLTFGQDDVGFDGWAIECRIYAEDPFRNFLPSIGRLTHYREPPDGARHIRVDSGVREGDEISMFYDPMIAKLVTWGRDREEAAERMLHALDAFYIRGIRHNIPFLSAVVEHPRFREGRLSTNFIAEEYPEGFHGAPLTEEKRETLVVTAAYVEAVERSRASSLPGKVLEPPAVAGRPLTVLVGPGEAEVEAVLVPTDKGATVTVGNRRHAVETGWTPGHPVFEATIDGRPVTVEVDRTVMGWRLSTRGASREVLVLDPHVAALLRHMPEKRESESAKELRCPMPGVVVSVAVTEGEEVKAGEPLVTVEAMKMENVLRAERDAVVKTIHVKPGDSLAVDQVILEFA